The stretch of DNA CACGCTTGCCCGCTTCGCGATAGAGATCGACAAGCGGACGGAAGCGCTCGTAGCTCCCGCCGATGATCGCGATCATCAGCGGAAGGCCAAGCGCACCGGCCCGAACGAAGGATTGCGGCGTTCCACCTACGCCGATCCATACTGGGAGCTGTGGTTGATGAGGACGCGGGAAAACACCTTGTCCGTTGAGAGCCGGACGGAAGCGACCTTCCCATGTAATTTTTGTCGCCTCGCCAAGCTTGAGATACAGATCGAGCTTCTCCGCAAAAAGGTCGTCATAGTCGCGTGTGTCCAGACCGAAGAGCGGGTAGGCCTCAACGAACGAACCTCGGCCGACAACAACCTCCGCACGGCCTTTAGAGATCAGATCGAGAGTTGCGAATTCCTGAAAAACCCGCACCGGGTCGGCGGCGCTCAGAACGGTCACCGCGCTCGTCAATCTGATCCGGCTGGTCCGGGCCGCGGCTGCGGCCAGGATGACAGTCGGTGCGGAGTCGAGAAACTCCCCGCGATGATGCTCGCCTATGCCGAAAACATCGAGCCCAACGCGGTCCGCGACGACGACCTCCTCGATAAGTTCGGCCATACGCTCGGTCGCAGAAGGAAGCTTGCCGGAGATCGGATCCGGAAGGATGGCTGCAAAACTGTCGATACCGATTTCCATTTTTGGCCCCTGGATATTTGCCAGTCTACGCCGGTGACTGACGCTGGAAATTCATCATGCGCACAATCAAGCCGGTGCTTCAGATAC from Rhizobium sp. 007 encodes:
- a CDS encoding LLM class flavin-dependent oxidoreductase, which codes for MEIGIDSFAAILPDPISGKLPSATERMAELIEEVVVADRVGLDVFGIGEHHRGEFLDSAPTVILAAAAARTSRIRLTSAVTVLSAADPVRVFQEFATLDLISKGRAEVVVGRGSFVEAYPLFGLDTRDYDDLFAEKLDLYLKLGEATKITWEGRFRPALNGQGVFPRPHQPQLPVWIGVGGTPQSFVRAGALGLPLMIAIIGGSYERFRPLVDLYREAGKRAGHSTETLKVGVHAMGFVGETSTAAKDAFFPGWAHLTTKIGRERGWSPPTRQQFEGMTGPQGAFLVGDPKTVAAKMLQASETLGGVSRITFQMSTASLDTAAMKTSIELLGTEVAPIVRAAR